The Apibacter raozihei DNA segment GATCGGGATAAATATTGGTATATTATTTATTTTTATTACAAAGGAGATATGCTAAATCAATCGTTGGCAATCAATGAATCTGTAGTAAGTTTTGACTCTATATCTGTAAAGATAAGAACCATACCCAAAGAAAAAACTAATTTTATAATATCTCCCTCAATACTTTCTAAAGCAGATAAAAGTCTGCGCTTTCCTAAACACAGACAAATATTAATGAATAATACATTAAAGGCTAATTAAAAAACATAACGGAATTTTAAATAGCCCGATAAAGTATCAATTTTTAATTTGAATTATTTATTTTTAGATGAAAGTGAATTTATGGCTTCAATAAGAATTTTTTGTTCTACAATCATGACTTTTTGTTGAAGATCTGCAACTGTATCGTTTTTATCAATAGAGAATGTTCCCTGTAAAATTATTTCACCTTCATCAATACCCTGTGTTACGAAATGAACAGTTGCTCCGGATTCAACTTCACCTGCATCTAAAACAGCCTGATGTACCTTGGCTCCATACATACCTTTTCCTCCAAATTTGGGTAATAACGAAGGATGAATATTTATAATTTTACCCGACCATTTATGACAAAATTCTACAGATAAAATTGAAAGAAAACCAGCCAACACTATAATGTCAATATTTTGATCTTCAAGTATATGGTCAATATCAACAGATAAATTTTTACCTCTTTCCAGTAAAAAAGTTGAAATATCTTTATCTAAAGCTCTTTCAATCGCATAACAATCTCTGTCTGCAATTACAGATTGCAGGTTACAATCAATTAGTTCTCCTGATTCCAGAGCATCTAAAATTCTTTGCAGGTTCGTTCCTCCTCCGGATACTAATACAGCTATATTCATATTGAAATTCTATAGTAATTCTATTTTTTCGGCTCCACTCTTAATCTTTCCTATAAGCATACTGCCTTTAACTAAATCAAGAATTTCGGAAGCATACTTGTCATCGGTTATAATACACATACCTACCCCCATATTAAAAGTTCCGAACATTTCTTTTTCATCAATGTTACCTCTTTTTTGTAATTCTTTCATAATAGATGGGATATTTATTTTTGAGGTATAGACTTCAGCACAAAGACCTTCCGGTATAATTCTAGGTACATTTTCAATTAATCCTCCGCCAGTTATATGTGCTATTCCATACAAAGGATATTTTTCACGAATTGAGAAAATATCATTTTGATACAAGCTGGTAGGTACTAATAAAGTTTCATAAAGAGGTTTCCCCTCAAATTCTTCATTAAAATCAGTAAATATTTTTCGCACCAGAGAAAATCCATTGGAATGAAAACCACTCGAAGGTAATCCTATAATTATTTGATTTTCTTTAATTTCAGAACCGTCAATTATTTCATCTTTCTCTACCACACCAACACAAAAACCAGCAACATCATAGTCGCCCACTTGATACATTCCGGGCATTTCAGCAGTTTCTCCCCCTATTAAAGCTGTACCTGTTTCTTTGCAGGCATTGGCTATTCCGGAAACTATTTCTGCTGCAACATCAGAGTCTAATTTTCCGCAGGCAAGATAATCAAGAAAGAACAACGGTTTAGCTCCATGACATAAAATATCATTAGCACACATAGCAAAACAGTCTATCCCTACAGTATCGTAAACTTTTGAATCCAGTGCAATTCGTAATTTAGTTCCTACACCATCGGTACCGGATACTAAAACGGGATTTTTATAACCGGAAAGTTGGTAAAAAGCCCCAAAACTTCCTATTCCGTTTAAAACATTAGAATTGTGAGTTTCAGAAACAGCTTTTTTTATTTTGGAAACTGTCTGGTATCCCTCTTCTTTATCTACACCCGAATCTTTATATGTTGCCATAGTTTAATTTTGTTTAGTTGCACAAAAATATTAATATTTACTTGTTTTTAATGAATCTAAGATTAAAAAAGATTAAAAAATCTTTTTGTTTTAAAAAGTAAAGCCCGAATTGATTTAATCCGGGCTTTACTTAAATATATTATAATTTATATCTAATCTAAAAAATCATCTAATGCTTTTGCCATTGATGGACTTTCTTTGGTTGGAGCAAAAAACTCAACTTTAAGCCCTGCCTCTTCAGCAGTTTGTTTTGTAGAAACACCAAAAGTTCCGATTATTGTTTCGTTTTGCTTAAAATCGGGATAATTATCAAATAAAGATTTAATTCCTGAAGGACTGAAAAAAACTAATGCATCATAATCATCGATATTAGAAATCTTTGAAGCTAAATCACTACTTACTGTGCTGAATAATATGGCTCTGGTCCAATTTATACCGGCTTTATTTAAAGCGTCCGGAATATCTTGATTCAAAATATCAGAAGTAGGAAGTAAATATTTTTCATCCGGATTTTTTTTGAAAAGCGGAATCATATCTTCAGCTTCTTTTTCACCGAAATATATTTTTCTTTTCCTGTAAACAATATACCGTTGAAGGTATAAAGCAATAGTTTCAGACTGACAGACATATTTCATCGAGTCTGGTACAGCAAAACGCATTTCTTCTGCTAATCTGAAAAAATGATCTATAGCATTTCTACTGGTAAATATAACAGCAGTAAATTGAGAAAAATCAATTTTCTGCATTCTGACATCTTTAGCA contains these protein-coding regions:
- a CDS encoding uroporphyrinogen-III synthase; its protein translation is MKIKSVLISQVKPAGESSPYFDLEKKHKIKIDFMPFIHVQGADAKDVRMQKIDFSQFTAVIFTSRNAIDHFFRLAEEMRFAVPDSMKYVCQSETIALYLQRYIVYRKRKIYFGEKEAEDMIPLFKKNPDEKYLLPTSDILNQDIPDALNKAGINWTRAILFSTVSSDLASKISNIDDYDALVFFSPSGIKSLFDNYPDFKQNETIIGTFGVSTKQTAEEAGLKVEFFAPTKESPSMAKALDDFLD
- the purM gene encoding phosphoribosylformylglycinamidine cyclo-ligase — protein: MATYKDSGVDKEEGYQTVSKIKKAVSETHNSNVLNGIGSFGAFYQLSGYKNPVLVSGTDGVGTKLRIALDSKVYDTVGIDCFAMCANDILCHGAKPLFFLDYLACGKLDSDVAAEIVSGIANACKETGTALIGGETAEMPGMYQVGDYDVAGFCVGVVEKDEIIDGSEIKENQIIIGLPSSGFHSNGFSLVRKIFTDFNEEFEGKPLYETLLVPTSLYQNDIFSIREKYPLYGIAHITGGGLIENVPRIIPEGLCAEVYTSKINIPSIMKELQKRGNIDEKEMFGTFNMGVGMCIITDDKYASEILDLVKGSMLIGKIKSGAEKIELL
- the purN gene encoding phosphoribosylglycinamide formyltransferase, whose protein sequence is MNIAVLVSGGGTNLQRILDALESGELIDCNLQSVIADRDCYAIERALDKDISTFLLERGKNLSVDIDHILEDQNIDIIVLAGFLSILSVEFCHKWSGKIINIHPSLLPKFGGKGMYGAKVHQAVLDAGEVESGATVHFVTQGIDEGEIILQGTFSIDKNDTVADLQQKVMIVEQKILIEAINSLSSKNK